A window of Choloepus didactylus isolate mChoDid1 chromosome 21, mChoDid1.pri, whole genome shotgun sequence contains these coding sequences:
- the POM121C gene encoding nuclear envelope pore membrane protein POM 121C, which yields MSPAAAAPGVGDRRRPIASARVGRGRGWGSGGPAGAALLGLSLFGLVLYLVPAAAALAWLAVGATAAWWGLSREPRVSRPFPPLVRNSRRQRTLFASPPAKSAVNGNLLEPRTLLEGPDPAELLLMGSYLGKPGPPPPPPGLAGRELRERPGRRPPARTPQPSYPGHRVHRLHPSPPTPLLRPSRKLSHRDCGTVSNRFVITPRRRYPIQQAQYSFLGVLPTVCWNGYHKKTVLSPRNSKMVCSPVTVRIAPPDSKLIRSPIPEQIISSTLSSSSGNTPDPCAKETVLSALKERKKRTVEEEDQVLTDGQENKRRRHDSSGSGHSAFEPLVANGVPASFVPKPGSLKRGLNSQSSEDHLNKRSRTSSMSSLTSTYAGGIPSSSRNAITSSYSSTRGFSQLWKRSGPSSSPFSSPASSRSQTPERPAKKIREEELCHHSSSSTPLVTDKESQGEKVADTTTQKKQNSWNSPCSPGSSGQRKRKIQLLPSRRGDQLTLPPPPQLGYPITAEDLDLEKKISFQWFNKVLEDKTDAASNSVTENPTTTQPSFNFTLPSAETASSPAPLPSTSTNPLLESLKKMQNAPAPPSCPESAGVATTVALSPLKTPSLPVPLGSSQSGPLPGTSSDSKSTAIPTGLIPAASTMPVPETTKSTPAPQAETSTTSQAPSAPFPTPQPSSLLGMLSTPTSNPSASAAPDVSSAIPTFKPIFAAPPKSENEGPLPSSPSVATATVTSSSSALPTTSSTSAPTFKPIFGSLGPPTSVPLSTPFSFKQTTTPATTTTAPLFTGLSSATSTVASITTASTSADSASKPAFGFGVNSVTNTTTSISQPFLFGAPSASGASFTPAVGSIFQFGKPPAMSASTTVTTFGPSLPSAVQTAPSSSTASFSGFGSTLTTSAPVTTSQPTLTFSSTTIPAFSIPFGTSAKPPLPSYSGANPLPAFGATDGQQQGATKPALVPSFGNSFTFGNSVALATTAAPTPAQPNFGSTTQSAFGGLKSTASTFGAPASTQPSFGSTTPVFSFGAATTSGFGATTQTTSSGTSSSVFGSTTPSPFTFGGSVAPTSSGGFGISVATPGTSSTSGAFNFGTGQSGTTGTTTPFGGALSQSTLGTPSQSTPFAFSVASTPESKPLFGGTLTPTFGQNSSAHGVGTSGSSLSFGASLAPAQGFVGVGSFGSTAPSFSIGAGSKTPGARQRLQARRQHTRKK from the exons ATGTCTCCGGCGGCCGCGGCGCCTGGAGTAGGCGACCGGCGGCGGCCGATAGCGAGCGCCCGGGTCGGCCGAGGCCGGGGCTGGGGCTCCGGCGGGCCAGCGGGGGCGGCGCTCCTTGGACTGTCGCTGTTCGGCCTCGTGCTATACCTGGTGCCGGCGGCGGCTGCGCTGGCCTGGCTGGCTGTGGGGGCTACCGCGGCCTGGTGGGGACTGAGCCGAGAGCCCAGAGTTTCGCGCCCCTTTCCCCCGCTCGTTCGGAATTCGCGGCGGCAGCGAACGCTGTTCGCTTCGCCTCCGGCCAAGTCGGCAGTGAACGGAAATCTCCTCGAGCCGCGGACCCTACTCGAAGGACCGGACCCTGCAGAACTGCTCCTCATGGGCAGTTACCTGGGCAAGCCTGGCCCCCCGCCGCCTCCCCCGGGTCTGGCGGGCCGAGAGCTGCGAGAGAGGCCCGGCCGCCGCCCACCCGCCCGCACCCCGCAGCCCTCCTACCCTGGCCATCGCGTCCACCGCCtccacccctctccccccacgCCTCTTCTCCGGCCCTCTAGGAAGCTGTCCCACCG GGATTGTGGGACTGTATCAAATCGCTTTGTAATAACACCTCGAAGACGATATCCAATCCAGCAGGCCCAGTATTCCTTTCTGGGGGTACTTCCCACAGTGTGCTGGAATGGTTATCACAAGAAGACGGTGCTTTCCCCTCGTAATTCCAAGATGGTGTGCAGCCCAGTGACGGTGAGGATTGCTCCTCCCGATAGCAAATTGATTCGTTCTCCAAT ACCGGAGCAGATAATTAGCTCAACACTGTCCTCGTCATCAGGTAATACCCCAGACCCATGTGCGAAAGAGACTGTACTAAGTGCCctcaaagagaggaagaaaaggacaGTGGAGGAAGAAGACCAAGTACTCACTGATggtcaggaaaataaaagaag GCGCCATGATAGCAGTGGGAGTGGACATTCAGCATTTGAGCCCCTGGTGGCCAACGGAGTCCCTGCTTCTTTTGTGCCTAA GCCAGGGTCTCTGAAGAGAGGTCTCAATTCCCAGAGCTCTGAAGACCACTTGAATAAGAGATCTCGCACTTCTTCCATGAGCTCCTTGACGAGCACGTACGCAGGTGGCATCCCGAGCTCCAGCCGCAATGCCATTACCAGTTCCTACAGCTCCACTCGAGGTTTCTCTCAG CTGTGGAAGAGAAGTGGTCCCAGTTCATCACCCTTCTCCAGCCCAGCCTCATCCCGTTCCCAAACACCAGAGAGGCCAGCAAAGAAGATAAG AGAAGAGGAGCTTTGTCATCATTCTAGTTCTTCAACTCCACTGGTAACAGACAAGGAGTCCCAGGGAGAAAAAG TTGCAGATACAACCACACAGAAGAAACAAAACTCGTGGAATTCTCCGTGTTCACCCGGCAGCTCTGGGCAGCGTAAACGGAAGATTCAGCTGCTGCCCTCTAGGCGAGGGGACCAGCTGACCTTG CCTCCACCTCCTCAGCTTGGTTATCCAATCACTGCCGAAGACTTGGacttagaaaagaaaatttcatttcagtGGTTTAACAAGGTCTTGGAGGATAAGACTG ATGCTGCCTCAAACTCTGTCACTGAGAACCCAACTACCACTCAGCCTTCTTTTAATTTTACCCTGCCCTCTGCTGAGACTGCTTCCTCACCAGCCCCCCTCCCATCCACAAGCACTAACCCACTGCTTGAGAGCTTGAAGAAGATGCAGAATGCCCCAGCCCCACCATCCTGCCCAG AGTCTGCTGGAGTGGCAACCACTGTGGCCCTTTCACCTCTGAAGACACCCAGCCTTCCAGTCCCTCTTGGGTCTTCACAGTCAGGGCCTCTTCCAGGCACCTCTTCAGACTCAAAATCCACAGCCATTCCGACAGGGCTGATTCCCGCTGCTTCCACGATGCCAGTCCCTGAAACCACCAAGTCAACTCCAGCCCCTCAGGCTGAGACATCTACCACATCCCAAGCCCCTTCTGCCCCGTTCCCCACCCCTCAGCCAAGCAGTCTGTTGGGAATGCTGAGCACCCCAACTTCTAACCCTTCTGCTTCTGCAGCTCCTGATGTGTCTTCAGCAATTCCCACGTTCAAACCCATTTTCGCGGCCCCACCCAAAAGTGAGAATGAAGGCCCCTTGCCTTCTAGTCCTTCAGTTGCAACTGCAACTGTAACATCTTCCAGCTCTGCCCTTCCCACGACTTCTAGCACCTCAGCCCCCACTTTCAAGCCTATCTTTGGCAGTCTGGGGCCACCTACATCTGTGCCCTTGTCCACTCCTTTCTCCTTCAAGCAAACAACTACTCCAGCCACTACCACAACTGCCCCTCTCTTCACTGGCCTGTCCAGTGCCACCTCTACAGTGGCTTCCATCACCACAGCCAGCACATCCGCAGACTCAGCTTCGAAGCCTGCTTTTGGCTTTGGTGTGAACAGCGTGACTAACACCACTACTTCCATCTCCCAGCCTTTCCTCTTCGGGGCTCCCTCTGCCTCTGGTGCCAGCTTTACTCCAGCCGTGGGCTCCATTTTCCAATTTGGCAAGCCTCCTGCCATGTCTGCTTCAACAACAGTCACCACCTTTGGCCCGTCCCTTCCCAGTGCTGTTCAGACAGCCCCCAGTAGCAGCACGGCCAGCTTTAGTGGTTTTGGCAGCACCCTGACCACCTCAGCTCCAGTCACCACCAGCCAGCCCACGCTGACGTTCAGTAGCACCACCATCCCAGCATTCAGCATTCCCTTTGGCACAAGTGCCAAGCCCCCTCTCCCATCATATTCAGGAGCCAACCCCCTGCCTGCATTTGGGGCCACTGATGGGCAGCAGCAGGGGGCCACCAAGCCAGCCCTTGTCCCCAGCTTTGGCAACTCTTTCACTTTTGGAAACTCTGTAGCCCTGGCTACAACTGCAGCACCAACCCCAGCCCAGCCAAACTTTGGCAGCACCACACAGTCAGCTTTTGGTGGTTTGAAATCCACAGCTTCTACCTTTGGTGCCCCTGCCAGCACCCAGCCATCCTTTGGCAGTACCACACCTGTTTTCTCCTTTGGTGCAGCCACCACCTCTGGCTTTGGAGCTACAACCCAAACCACCAGCAGTGGGACAAGTAGCTCAGTGTTTGGCAGCACAACTCCTTCGCCCTTCACGTTTGGGGGGTCGGTTGCCCCAACCAGCAGCGGGGGCTTTGGAATCAGTGTGGCCACCCCAGGCACCAGCTCCACCTCTGGAGCTTTCAACTTTGGAACAGGACAGAGCGGGACCACTGGCACCACAACACCCTTTGGGGGAGCCTTGAGTCAGAGCACCTTGGGCACACCCAGCCAGAGCACGCCCTTTGCCTTCAGTGTGGCCAGTACGCCTGAGAGCAAACCTTTGTTTGGAG